A genomic stretch from Telmatocola sphagniphila includes:
- a CDS encoding PSD1 and planctomycete cytochrome C domain-containing protein: protein MLRWSSPLLMAFSFLIGNSTARAETPVDYNRDIRPILASACYACHGPDENQRKAKLRLDVREAALKKAIHPGKADESLLIQRITTKDADEVMPPPQSKKPAVTAEQLKLLRRWIEEGAKFEEHWAYVKPVPPAIPTIPEAAWVRNPVDAFVASELVKQKMRHSPTADKSTLLRRLSLDLTGLPPTPAEVDSFLSDNSASAYEKVVDRLLASPHFGERMAVMWLDVVRYADTCGYHSDNHRDIWMFRDYVINSFNANKPFDRFTIEEIAGDLLPNPNNETKVASGYNRMLMTTEEGGAQAKEYTAKYAADRVRNTSNAWLGATLGCAECHNHKYDPYTSKDFYRFAAFFSDIREHAVGRQEQTRLGTSEQEAQLKKWENEIAQLEASWKKPSVERDAEQLKWEAELAGKKEGTKGFPGPVIEALKITADKRNPGQKEAISVYFRSQIAKSTSKEREQLARLKTQRDQLVNSIPTTLVSISTSPRMTRILPRGNWQDDSGDPVQPDVPAFLGSVAPKDAKARATRLDLAKWLASPENPLTARVYVNRLWKIAFGQGLVRNLDDLGMQGTPPSHPALLDWLTIEFIKRGWSTKDILKLMVMSNTYRQSSVATAEMMEKDPSNIWLARQSRFRVDAEFVRDNALAVSGLLNQKIGGPSAKPYQPAGFWSYLNFPVREWQNDQGENQYRRGVYTYWCRSFLHPSLFAFDAPTREECTNERSRSSTPLQALVLLNDPTYVEASRVLAQQVIQKTGTSEPQKISWLFKQVLSRKPSEDEEVVLSKLHAKHLREYQSDKEAAVKILSVGLYPKPKEFDTAQLAAWTSVCRVLLNLHETLTRN from the coding sequence ATGCTTCGATGGTCCTCTCCCCTGTTGATGGCTTTCAGCTTTCTCATTGGAAATTCCACGGCTCGTGCGGAAACGCCGGTCGATTACAATCGCGATATCCGTCCGATACTGGCGAGTGCCTGTTATGCCTGCCACGGCCCAGATGAAAATCAGCGTAAAGCTAAGCTGCGCCTGGACGTTCGAGAGGCCGCTCTCAAGAAGGCCATTCATCCCGGGAAAGCCGATGAGAGCCTTCTGATTCAGCGTATTACGACGAAAGATGCGGATGAGGTCATGCCGCCGCCGCAATCAAAAAAGCCCGCGGTTACTGCCGAGCAATTGAAGTTGTTGCGACGCTGGATTGAAGAGGGAGCAAAATTCGAAGAGCACTGGGCCTATGTTAAACCTGTCCCACCTGCAATTCCGACTATCCCCGAGGCGGCTTGGGTGAGGAATCCGGTGGATGCCTTTGTAGCTTCGGAATTAGTCAAGCAGAAGATGCGGCATTCCCCGACAGCGGATAAGAGTACCCTGCTCCGCCGGCTCAGTCTGGATTTGACAGGGCTACCTCCGACCCCCGCAGAGGTGGATAGCTTTCTTTCTGACAACAGTGCCAGTGCCTACGAGAAGGTCGTTGATCGTCTGCTGGCCTCACCTCATTTCGGTGAGCGGATGGCCGTGATGTGGCTCGACGTGGTCCGATATGCGGATACGTGCGGCTACCACAGCGATAATCATCGAGATATCTGGATGTTCCGCGATTATGTGATCAACTCTTTCAATGCAAACAAACCCTTCGATAGGTTCACGATCGAAGAAATCGCGGGCGACCTGTTGCCCAATCCGAACAATGAAACCAAAGTGGCTTCCGGCTATAACCGCATGCTGATGACAACCGAAGAAGGGGGTGCCCAGGCGAAGGAATATACGGCCAAGTACGCCGCCGACCGAGTGCGAAACACCTCCAATGCCTGGTTAGGTGCGACATTGGGCTGTGCCGAGTGTCACAACCACAAGTATGACCCCTACACGTCAAAAGATTTCTACCGATTCGCGGCTTTCTTCTCCGATATCCGAGAACATGCGGTAGGCCGGCAGGAGCAGACCCGGCTCGGGACTTCGGAACAGGAAGCTCAGTTAAAGAAATGGGAAAACGAAATTGCGCAATTGGAAGCCAGCTGGAAAAAGCCCTCTGTGGAACGGGACGCGGAACAGCTGAAGTGGGAGGCGGAACTGGCCGGGAAGAAAGAGGGAACCAAAGGTTTTCCTGGTCCTGTGATCGAAGCTTTGAAAATCACGGCCGATAAGCGGAATCCGGGGCAGAAAGAGGCCATCAGCGTCTATTTTCGATCTCAGATTGCCAAATCGACGAGCAAAGAGCGAGAACAGCTAGCCCGATTGAAAACGCAACGGGATCAACTCGTCAACAGCATTCCAACGACTCTGGTTTCGATATCCACTTCGCCGCGAATGACGCGAATTCTCCCTCGAGGCAACTGGCAGGACGATTCGGGGGATCCGGTCCAGCCCGATGTGCCCGCTTTTTTGGGGAGCGTTGCTCCGAAAGATGCCAAAGCCCGGGCGACAAGACTCGATCTGGCGAAATGGCTTGCATCGCCTGAAAATCCGTTGACCGCGCGAGTGTACGTAAATCGTCTGTGGAAAATTGCCTTCGGGCAGGGTTTGGTTCGCAATCTGGATGATCTCGGGATGCAGGGTACTCCTCCTTCCCACCCGGCCCTGTTGGACTGGTTGACGATCGAGTTCATCAAAAGAGGTTGGAGCACGAAGGATATTCTGAAGCTTATGGTGATGTCCAATACCTACCGACAATCCTCGGTCGCCACGGCGGAAATGATGGAGAAGGATCCCAGCAACATCTGGCTGGCCCGTCAGAGTCGCTTTCGAGTCGATGCGGAATTCGTTCGCGATAACGCCCTCGCCGTCAGTGGACTACTGAATCAGAAAATTGGCGGGCCGAGCGCGAAGCCGTATCAACCGGCGGGGTTCTGGTCCTATTTGAATTTTCCCGTTCGAGAGTGGCAGAACGATCAGGGCGAAAACCAGTATCGTCGAGGCGTTTATACGTACTGGTGCCGAAGCTTCCTCCATCCCAGTTTGTTCGCTTTCGATGCCCCGACTCGCGAGGAATGCACGAATGAGCGGAGCCGATCGAGCACACCATTGCAAGCATTGGTGCTCTTGAACGATCCGACTTATGTGGAAGCATCGCGGGTATTGGCTCAGCAAGTCATTCAGAAAACCGGAACCTCTGAACCGCAGAAGATTTCCTGGCTCTTCAAACAGGTCCTGTCCCGGAAGCCGTCCGAAGATGAGGAAGTGGTGCTGAGTAAACTGCACGCCAAGCACTTGAGGGAATATCAGAGCGACAAGGAGGCGGCGGTCAAGATCCTGAGCGTCGGCCTTTACCCCAAACCGAAGGAATTCGATACGGCTCAACTGGCGGCCTGGACTTCGGTCTGCCGCGTTCTCCTTAATCTGCACGAAACTCTGACCCGGAACTAG
- a CDS encoding glycosyltransferase family 87 protein — protein sequence MTNLEGIRALFIGRTRFERLVIFLWVLGLSVIIVRLAVLKPGSRTLFPIYRDAGINWVEGVNLYPEEVKGPSYALYRYSPIVAASFAPFSILPSKVGDAIWRFINAGVLIFGMLYVLQSISRSPITRAVCFAMMAIMFPTALPHLSNGQCNALVIGLVLIAFGASSRQRWNLSAFCLTVATLLKLYPIAAALLLIAIHPRQLGLRFALAMALGAAAPFVLQNFDYVLHQYQLWAKYAVSEDRSKWGVESANVDFQMLVNVWIRPISQEAYRLIEVAVGGLMGLIVMGGRIRGVDPIRLCCLALGFASVWMTVFGPATESPTYLILMPCVAWGIISTRVEPVNWLAKGCFILAFGMLLGLQISGAYGPLFSALRLAAVQPMAGLIFTFGLMVQFFSQKRQTQPIFGTLETLPRLAA from the coding sequence ATGACTAATTTGGAAGGGATTCGTGCGCTCTTTATCGGCAGGACTCGCTTCGAACGGCTGGTGATCTTCCTTTGGGTGCTGGGCCTGAGCGTTATAATCGTTCGTCTTGCAGTGCTTAAACCCGGTAGCCGGACGTTGTTTCCGATCTACCGCGATGCCGGTATAAACTGGGTGGAGGGTGTGAATCTCTATCCGGAAGAGGTCAAAGGGCCCAGTTACGCCCTTTACCGATATAGTCCAATTGTGGCGGCCAGCTTTGCCCCCTTCTCGATTCTTCCTTCCAAAGTTGGCGATGCGATTTGGCGATTCATAAATGCAGGTGTGCTGATTTTCGGTATGCTTTACGTCCTTCAAAGCATTTCTCGCTCTCCGATCACTCGAGCCGTCTGCTTCGCCATGATGGCGATCATGTTTCCGACCGCATTACCTCATCTGAGCAATGGCCAGTGTAACGCGCTGGTTATAGGTCTGGTTCTGATCGCGTTCGGAGCTTCGAGTCGGCAACGCTGGAATCTGAGTGCTTTCTGTTTAACCGTGGCTACGTTACTGAAGCTCTATCCCATTGCGGCGGCCTTGTTATTAATCGCAATTCACCCGAGGCAGTTGGGGCTCCGGTTTGCTCTGGCCATGGCTCTGGGAGCAGCCGCACCATTCGTTCTGCAAAATTTTGATTATGTCCTCCATCAATATCAGCTCTGGGCGAAGTACGCCGTGTCGGAGGATCGTTCGAAATGGGGAGTGGAAAGTGCGAATGTCGATTTTCAAATGCTGGTTAATGTCTGGATTAGGCCGATATCTCAAGAAGCTTACCGACTTATCGAAGTGGCGGTTGGAGGCCTGATGGGTTTGATCGTGATGGGCGGCCGCATTCGCGGGGTCGATCCGATTCGCTTATGCTGTCTGGCTCTCGGATTCGCCAGCGTCTGGATGACAGTTTTTGGCCCTGCCACGGAATCGCCCACTTATCTGATTCTTATGCCCTGCGTGGCTTGGGGAATTATTTCCACTCGAGTTGAGCCGGTAAATTGGCTGGCTAAGGGGTGTTTTATTCTCGCCTTCGGCATGCTGCTCGGGCTGCAGATCAGTGGAGCCTACGGGCCGCTTTTCAGCGCTCTGAGACTCGCGGCCGTGCAACCGATGGCCGGTTTGATCTTCACCTTCGGGCTGATGGTGCAGTTTTTCAGTCAGAAACGGCAAACTCAGCCCATTTTCGGAACTCTGGAGACACTCCCTCGCCTGGCGGCCTGA
- a CDS encoding PVC-type heme-binding CxxCH protein: protein MKKNITLLVVLFFSTALYGQAPSKPAPLAEAAQRMKVPQGFHVTLFAGEPDIVQPIAMCFDDRGRLWVIENLSYPRWSKDGTGKDKVVIFEDTKGEGKFDKRTVFLDNGSNLTGLEIGYGGVWLLSAPNLIFIPIKPGEDKPAGPAVVKLTGWSLEAKHNVVSNLIWGPDGWLYGCNGILATSEVGPPSSFPAGRTKMNCGVWRYHPIQGKFEIVAQGTTNPWGLDWNAEGQMFITNCVIKHLFHVLPGGHYDRMYGQDLMDYVYEPMPSIVDYIHWAGGDWTTSRGGKGEHSDMGGGHAHSGAMVYLGTNWPEEYRGKLYTCNIHGNRINCDKLTKSGSAYKGERQPDFLFANDEWFRGLALKCGPDGGVYVLDWCDTGECHNYEVVDQTNGRIYKVVYGKPKPWVGDLQKEDSLNLISLLQNKNEWLARKAMRLLQERLFSPEREKIEKALTRRAQELLAKNETANLPSDPEFIRPEIALLRYMWVLGRPPVLEAYVTHKSEDVRAWTFRYLIQNDSTVLKDKEYLRLILEEKSPFVRLQILSALKMTGNLDKEILEKYASHSEDVNDPFIPKMLWYTLAESSPSKLIYSEVPDLSKITFPKVQEWYVRYLVQKEGLNAPKLNQLLLAKTSEALKTDNSVSAGLLTGLLGQHDVKAPEAWKAAFARMWSSDSPEVRSNALKLGVIFNEPRAFETLSETLKNPKIPVGERQSALETLADAAKPNSLPLILDLLKEPALRLKAIQSLANFKDNSVPTWIMLYFKQYSPEEQEAAVNTLSSRVEYAQTLLDGLEDKTIPKKLIGVLEIRRLQALKSTELEARLVKVIGSINPPKPNIKQEIERYKSTYTSDFLGKADLKNGHIIFMKSCAVCHQLHGEGQKIGPDLTGSQRTKLDYLLENVLDPSAVVANEYRVKIAVTHAGRVVTGIIKQETPDAFVIQDVNGSVTLAKKDIEELKDSRQSLMPDGLLSNLSTAETRDLFGYLMSPNKP from the coding sequence ATGAAAAAAAACATCACTCTCCTGGTTGTTCTCTTTTTCTCAACTGCACTTTATGGTCAAGCGCCATCGAAGCCCGCCCCGCTTGCCGAAGCGGCACAACGGATGAAGGTTCCTCAAGGCTTTCACGTCACACTCTTTGCCGGGGAACCGGATATCGTTCAGCCGATTGCGATGTGTTTCGACGATCGAGGTCGGCTATGGGTGATCGAAAATTTGTCTTACCCGAGATGGTCCAAGGATGGGACGGGTAAAGATAAAGTCGTCATCTTTGAAGACACCAAAGGGGAAGGGAAATTCGATAAACGAACCGTATTTCTGGATAACGGCAGCAACCTGACCGGTCTCGAAATCGGTTATGGCGGTGTCTGGCTCCTCTCGGCTCCGAATCTGATTTTCATTCCAATCAAACCGGGAGAGGATAAACCCGCCGGGCCAGCCGTGGTCAAGCTGACGGGTTGGTCGCTCGAGGCCAAACACAATGTCGTCAGCAATCTCATCTGGGGTCCCGATGGCTGGCTATACGGTTGCAATGGCATTCTCGCAACTTCGGAAGTCGGTCCCCCCAGTTCTTTCCCCGCCGGTCGAACCAAGATGAACTGCGGCGTCTGGCGCTACCATCCCATTCAAGGCAAATTTGAAATTGTCGCCCAGGGCACGACCAATCCCTGGGGGCTCGATTGGAACGCCGAAGGTCAGATGTTCATTACCAACTGCGTGATCAAGCATCTGTTCCATGTGTTGCCAGGTGGACACTACGATCGCATGTATGGCCAGGATTTGATGGACTACGTCTACGAACCAATGCCGAGCATTGTCGATTACATTCACTGGGCGGGCGGCGATTGGACCACCAGCCGAGGCGGGAAAGGCGAACATTCCGACATGGGGGGAGGGCACGCGCACTCGGGAGCCATGGTTTACCTCGGGACTAACTGGCCGGAAGAATATCGCGGCAAGCTCTACACCTGCAATATTCACGGCAATCGCATCAACTGCGACAAGCTGACTAAAAGCGGATCCGCTTATAAAGGCGAACGTCAGCCCGATTTCCTGTTCGCCAACGACGAATGGTTCCGAGGATTGGCGCTGAAGTGCGGCCCAGATGGCGGCGTTTATGTTCTCGACTGGTGCGACACCGGCGAGTGCCACAACTACGAAGTCGTGGACCAAACGAATGGGCGAATTTACAAGGTGGTTTACGGCAAACCGAAACCCTGGGTCGGAGATCTGCAGAAGGAAGATTCCCTAAACTTAATTAGCTTGCTCCAGAATAAAAACGAATGGCTCGCGCGAAAGGCCATGAGATTACTCCAAGAGCGATTGTTCAGCCCCGAACGGGAAAAGATTGAAAAGGCTCTTACTCGGCGAGCTCAAGAACTGCTCGCGAAAAATGAAACTGCAAATCTTCCAAGTGATCCAGAATTCATTCGTCCAGAGATTGCTCTTTTGCGCTATATGTGGGTGCTGGGACGCCCTCCCGTACTAGAGGCTTATGTCACCCATAAGTCGGAGGACGTCCGAGCCTGGACCTTCCGGTATCTCATTCAAAACGACTCTACCGTTCTCAAAGACAAGGAATACTTACGCCTCATCCTCGAAGAGAAATCTCCCTTCGTTCGCCTGCAAATTCTTTCCGCTCTGAAAATGACTGGAAATTTGGATAAGGAAATTCTCGAGAAATACGCCAGCCATAGTGAAGATGTCAACGATCCTTTTATTCCCAAAATGCTCTGGTACACTCTGGCAGAGAGTTCACCCTCCAAATTAATCTACTCGGAAGTGCCCGATCTGAGCAAAATCACCTTTCCGAAAGTCCAGGAATGGTACGTTCGTTATCTGGTACAAAAGGAAGGATTGAACGCACCAAAATTGAATCAGTTATTGCTAGCGAAAACATCAGAAGCATTAAAAACCGACAACTCGGTTTCGGCCGGTTTACTCACCGGTTTGCTTGGGCAACACGATGTGAAAGCACCCGAGGCCTGGAAAGCCGCTTTTGCGCGCATGTGGAGTAGCGACTCCCCAGAAGTGAGATCGAACGCCCTGAAACTGGGGGTCATCTTCAACGAACCTCGAGCATTCGAAACGCTCAGCGAAACTCTGAAAAATCCCAAAATTCCTGTTGGAGAACGTCAGTCAGCGCTCGAAACGCTGGCGGATGCCGCCAAGCCCAATTCGTTGCCTTTGATTCTCGATCTTCTGAAGGAACCGGCGCTGCGTCTCAAGGCGATTCAATCGCTCGCGAACTTTAAAGATAACAGCGTTCCCACCTGGATCATGCTCTACTTCAAACAATACTCACCCGAAGAGCAGGAAGCTGCCGTCAACACGCTTTCGTCGCGAGTGGAATATGCCCAGACTCTGCTCGACGGCCTGGAAGATAAAACCATTCCCAAAAAGCTGATCGGCGTGCTGGAAATTCGACGGCTACAAGCATTGAAGAGCACGGAACTAGAGGCTCGACTCGTCAAGGTGATCGGTTCAATTAATCCACCGAAGCCGAATATCAAGCAGGAGATTGAACGATACAAATCCACCTATACATCAGATTTTCTTGGCAAAGCTGATCTCAAGAACGGTCACATTATTTTCATGAAATCTTGTGCGGTCTGCCATCAATTGCACGGCGAGGGTCAAAAGATTGGACCCGATCTGACCGGCTCGCAACGCACTAAACTCGATTACCTGCTGGAGAACGTTCTCGATCCCAGTGCGGTGGTGGCCAACGAGTATCGTGTGAAAATTGCGGTGACCCACGCAGGTCGAGTCGTCACCGGAATCATTAAACAGGAAACACCAGATGCCTTCGTCATTCAAGATGTGAATGGCTCAGTGACCCTGGCGAAGAAAGACATCGAGGAACTGAAAGATTCCCGGCAATCTTTGATGCCCGACGGCTTGCTCTCCAATCTTTCGACTGCGGAAACCCGTGACCTCTTCGGTTATCTGATGAGCCCGAACAAGCCATAA
- a CDS encoding glycoside hydrolase family 16 protein, giving the protein MKWYFLSATGGFLALGLFLFGAPKSFAQPPGLYHPIVLQDFEKAPAPKAWVVNIPEENAKVSLSADHPKEGKQCLKLSYRFLDKGGIEYLGIPNPIRVNAPIHKVKYWIFGDNSKCGYALQVADAHGETHQFGKAAGQGGVIDFQGWKLVEFDLDKKHETWGGDNNGKMDYPLTSFVIIIGQPEENGKGKAASGDLYFDSLTVDSEGTRDETLGGKISVLSPEYCSEIRGTVRVKVTGPSFSQLTAKCWKQGSRFGTDATVATIELDNQKQGSFEFTADQFPHGPLTLRISGQNKYAQDNCYLQLYNRGGISWNEGIPKEAPPAAKDMKLIFADDFTGPLSISSKDPQATYYSHKPPHGWQDFSQHVFSDFESNKNPFHQVDTYLRIRASDKTKSSGLISSLKNDGSGIKVKAPCYFECRFLGPNSIGTWPGFWLMTDYMTGYDKLKDKTPCDELDIIEAYGGEGPGSPNAKDAFMITPHCWNQGEAGKSLETKAEKTLKNPARMHKFGIPSTWYESFHVYGCKVTETETIYYCDNIELGRHATLPLSKKEPLFFMVNLATGGGWPVDLSRYNGLADMYIDYIRVYAGP; this is encoded by the coding sequence ATGAAATGGTATTTTTTAAGTGCAACTGGCGGGTTCCTTGCACTAGGCCTGTTCTTGTTCGGCGCCCCGAAAAGCTTCGCCCAACCGCCGGGCCTGTACCATCCGATTGTCCTCCAGGACTTTGAAAAAGCTCCCGCCCCAAAAGCGTGGGTGGTAAACATTCCGGAAGAGAATGCCAAAGTCTCACTTTCTGCGGATCATCCCAAAGAGGGGAAGCAGTGCCTGAAACTGAGTTATCGGTTTCTGGACAAAGGGGGAATCGAGTATTTAGGCATTCCGAACCCCATTCGAGTTAATGCACCGATTCACAAGGTCAAGTATTGGATTTTCGGTGATAATTCGAAGTGTGGTTACGCACTTCAAGTGGCGGATGCGCATGGCGAAACTCATCAGTTTGGTAAGGCGGCGGGGCAGGGCGGGGTGATCGATTTTCAGGGCTGGAAACTCGTCGAATTCGATCTCGATAAAAAGCACGAAACCTGGGGCGGCGACAACAACGGCAAAATGGATTATCCGCTGACTTCGTTCGTGATTATCATCGGTCAGCCGGAAGAGAACGGAAAGGGCAAAGCGGCGTCAGGCGATCTCTATTTCGATTCTTTAACCGTGGATTCCGAAGGCACCCGCGATGAAACATTGGGCGGAAAAATCTCCGTTCTTTCTCCCGAGTACTGCTCCGAAATTCGCGGGACCGTGCGGGTAAAAGTCACCGGACCCAGCTTCTCTCAACTCACCGCCAAATGCTGGAAGCAAGGGAGTAGATTCGGCACCGATGCAACGGTTGCGACGATCGAACTCGACAACCAAAAACAGGGGTCTTTCGAATTCACAGCGGATCAATTCCCGCATGGCCCGCTCACTCTCCGCATCAGTGGCCAGAATAAATATGCCCAGGACAACTGCTATCTGCAACTTTACAATCGGGGGGGAATTTCCTGGAACGAAGGAATTCCCAAGGAAGCCCCTCCCGCGGCCAAGGATATGAAGCTGATTTTCGCAGACGATTTCACTGGCCCGCTGTCGATTTCCAGCAAAGATCCCCAGGCCACCTACTACTCCCACAAGCCACCGCACGGCTGGCAGGACTTTAGCCAGCATGTCTTCTCCGATTTCGAATCCAATAAGAACCCATTTCATCAGGTGGATACTTATCTGCGAATTCGTGCCAGCGATAAGACTAAAAGTTCGGGATTGATTTCCTCCCTGAAAAACGATGGCAGCGGCATCAAAGTGAAAGCTCCCTGCTACTTCGAATGTCGATTTCTGGGGCCCAATTCCATCGGCACCTGGCCCGGTTTTTGGCTGATGACCGATTACATGACGGGCTACGATAAACTGAAAGATAAAACGCCGTGCGACGAACTGGACATCATCGAAGCGTACGGAGGGGAAGGACCGGGCTCGCCGAATGCCAAGGACGCCTTTATGATCACACCGCACTGCTGGAATCAGGGAGAAGCGGGCAAAAGTCTGGAAACCAAGGCCGAGAAAACGTTAAAAAATCCCGCGAGAATGCACAAGTTCGGCATTCCTTCCACCTGGTACGAGAGCTTCCACGTTTACGGCTGCAAAGTCACCGAAACCGAAACAATTTACTACTGCGATAACATCGAACTGGGACGGCACGCTACCTTGCCGCTCTCGAAGAAGGAACCGCTCTTTTTCATGGTGAATCTGGCTACCGGCGGCGGCTGGCCGGTCGATCTGTCGCGTTATAACGGTTTGGCGGATATGTACATCGATTACATCCGGGTCTACGCCGGACCTTAA
- a CDS encoding DUF1501 domain-containing protein — translation MKTIEQLRQLASRRTFLGQSAFGLGALAATSLFDPRVLAGSSDAKSTQWPGILKTTHHPAKVKRVIYLYMAGGASHLETFDHKPKLAEMHGKPMPESITKGQPIAQLQGAKLNCFGPQHAFKKCGKSGQEISTIFPKLADVADDLCIIRSLKTEAINHDPAHTFMNTGTLISGRPSMGSWLWYGLGSESDNLPGFVVLTSTGASGQQQPIAQRQWHSGFLPSQLQGVHFRSKGDPVLYVGNPQGVTSDRQRDVIDSAEQLNRMFDKNVSDPEIATRISQYEMAFRMQSSVPNLMDLRDETKETFELYGAKGGDGTFASNCLLARRLAQRGVRFIQLYHRDWDHHGGVKHGIEVVGREVDQPMTALIKDLKRTGLWKDTLVIWGSEFGRTPMAQGDGRDHHMKAFSMWMAGGGIKAGTTYGETDEFGYNAVKDVVTVHDMHATMLHLLGIDHEKLTFRFQGRDFRLTDISGNVIKGILS, via the coding sequence ATGAAAACTATCGAACAGCTTCGCCAGTTGGCCTCGCGACGAACCTTTTTGGGGCAATCGGCCTTTGGTTTAGGCGCCCTGGCGGCCACTTCTCTATTCGATCCGCGAGTACTTGCTGGCTCTTCCGATGCCAAGTCGACCCAGTGGCCGGGGATTCTGAAAACGACTCATCATCCGGCCAAAGTGAAGCGGGTGATCTACCTCTACATGGCCGGTGGGGCTTCTCATCTCGAAACATTCGACCATAAGCCCAAGCTGGCCGAGATGCATGGCAAGCCGATGCCCGAATCGATCACCAAAGGACAGCCGATCGCTCAACTTCAGGGGGCGAAGCTCAATTGCTTCGGTCCTCAGCATGCCTTCAAAAAATGTGGCAAATCAGGCCAGGAAATCTCAACAATCTTCCCGAAACTCGCCGATGTGGCGGATGATCTGTGTATCATTCGATCTTTGAAAACCGAAGCGATCAATCACGATCCTGCCCATACTTTCATGAATACCGGAACTCTGATCTCCGGCCGTCCTAGCATGGGCTCCTGGCTTTGGTACGGCCTGGGCTCGGAATCGGATAACCTGCCCGGATTCGTTGTGCTGACCTCCACCGGGGCGTCCGGCCAGCAACAACCCATCGCCCAAAGGCAATGGCATAGCGGGTTTCTGCCGAGTCAATTGCAAGGGGTGCATTTTCGCTCCAAGGGAGACCCCGTCCTATACGTTGGCAACCCGCAAGGGGTCACATCAGACCGCCAGCGCGATGTCATCGACAGTGCCGAGCAATTAAATCGGATGTTCGATAAGAATGTCTCCGATCCGGAGATAGCCACACGAATCAGTCAGTACGAAATGGCTTTCCGCATGCAGAGCAGCGTGCCGAACCTGATGGATTTACGCGATGAAACCAAGGAAACCTTCGAGCTTTATGGGGCTAAAGGCGGCGACGGCACCTTCGCTTCGAACTGCCTCTTAGCTCGAAGATTGGCTCAACGGGGCGTCCGCTTCATTCAGCTCTATCATCGCGATTGGGACCATCACGGCGGCGTGAAACATGGCATTGAAGTAGTCGGCCGCGAAGTCGACCAACCGATGACTGCATTGATCAAGGATTTGAAACGAACGGGCCTCTGGAAGGATACTCTGGTGATTTGGGGCAGTGAATTCGGTCGCACGCCGATGGCTCAGGGCGATGGTCGCGACCATCATATGAAAGCCTTCTCCATGTGGATGGCCGGCGGCGGAATCAAGGCCGGAACCACTTATGGCGAGACCGATGAATTCGGTTACAACGCCGTGAAGGATGTGGTGACTGTCCACGATATGCACGCCACCATGCTGCATCTCCTTGGCATCGATCACGAGAAGTTGACTTTCCGTTTCCAGGGACGGGACTTCCGGCTGACCGATATCAGCGGCAATGTGATTAAGGGTATCCTGTCCTGA